One segment of Alnus glutinosa chromosome 2, dhAlnGlut1.1, whole genome shotgun sequence DNA contains the following:
- the LOC133860482 gene encoding uncharacterized protein LOC133860482, producing the protein MEATNRSFPSHPRNLFSLTSPRQRQRRVNLTVAASGSGGTEGRDYWGRLVDENMIVLRWRIREMKMIEMNHDDLPSNWMEWEKQYFLQYNEDVCEALGLLQNFLISTRPSFALGIVALVILSVLISSGVALLHAIEIAKRILFGFPSL; encoded by the coding sequence ATGGAAGCAACCAACCGCTCGTTTCCTTCACATCCCCGCAACCTGTTTTCTTTGACATCCCCACGTCAAAGGCAGCGGCGCGTTAACTTAACTGTGGCAGCAAGTGGATCAGGAGGAACAGAGGGACGAGATTACTGGGGCAGGTTGGTGGATGAGAACATGATTGTGCTCCGGTGGCGGATTAGGGAGATGAAGATGATAGAGATGAATCACGACGACTTACCTTCGAATTGGATGGAGTGGgagaaacaatattttttgcaGTACAACGAGGATGTTTGTGAAGCGTTAGGGTTGTTGCAAAACTTTTTGATCAGTACTAGGCCAAGTTTCGCTTTAGGGATTGTCGCACTTGTTATATTGAGTGTGCTCATATCTTCTGGAGTAGCCTTGCTTCATGCAATAGAGATAGCTAAGAGAATCCTTTTTGGGTTTCCTAGCCTCTGA